The Apodemus sylvaticus chromosome 18, mApoSyl1.1, whole genome shotgun sequence genome includes the window CAGAAATGCCAATACCGGTGGCAAGGTGtaggaagagggagggatggatttGTTACTTTGGATTGGGTACTATGGTCCAAAAATAAGCAGGGgaccaaggaaaaagaaatacaCGGATGACtctggtggcacatacctttaatgtcagtggaagcaagcagatctctgttgagttcaaagccaacctgttCTACACAGTGAGCCCCAgcgctacatagtaagaccttactttaaaaagaaaaaaaaaaaaagtatgggaGGCACTAGAGAAGATGGTGTGGGGTAAGATTTAATCAAAAcacaatgtacacacatataaaattttcaaacaatTAAAAGCCTCAAATTAACTACAAACACCTTTCTTTTACCCAGAAGTGTTTTGGAAGGGAAGTCAAGATGTGATATGAAGGttatttcaaaaaataagtaTCAGGTAATAAGTGGTAATACAAAGAGTCTATATAGATTTATTGAACTTGAGAGTAACAGCATAGAATACATTGCACAGAATAGAAAAGATTCAAGCATGTGTCTCAAGAACACGGTTTTGAATCCATGGGTTTTCATTTGGATGGAAATGAAATTTCATCTCAAATGGGAAGAGTTCATTCAAAGGGCAGACCTATCTTCTAGTGATTGTAGGGAATGGGCTCCTAGGTTGgctagaagaggtcatagaagcTCAGGCTGACCCATCAGAGGCCATGTGTGGCCTTTCTTGGCTGTAGGGCTCTGGAGTTAAATTACTGTGGCTCACAGTCCCTCTTTTTGGCCTTTTCCCTGTATTACTTCTCCCTCAGATATATGAGCTCCACAAATTTGTATGGGAGTTCAAGGGCAGAAGATACCATCTTTGGTAACTACTTCTGGGAGATGTGGTTCTATAGTCCCTGTGACCCCTGAAGGCTATACTATGTTAGGTTCATAACTATTTTGAGTTCTTACATGTGTCTTCTGTGAATAGGGACAAGTGTTTTATCACATTGTTCACATGCATAAGATTTGGTGCTGGTGTAAATCCTTTCATGCATTTGAAGGAAACAGGGATAAAGGAATTAGATACTGTTGACATTTATAGGGGTTTTCCACAGCATGAACTGACTGGTGTCTCTTAAAGGAACTCTGCCGGCTGAAGGATCTGCCACACTGCACACACTGGTACGGTTTCTCCCCGGTGTGTCTTCTTTCATGTAATCGAAGGTAAGAGTGATGTCtgaaggctttaccacattctttacattcatagggtttctctccagtatggctTCGTTCATGAAATTGAAGGTAACTCTGACGTGTAAAGGCTTTTCCACAGTGTTTACATTCATAGGGCTTTTCCCCAGTATGAGTTCTTTCATGTAATCGTATGGAAGAATGATATCTAAAAGTTTTACCACAGagtttacattcatagggtttttcACCAGTGTGAGTTCTTTCATGCATTTGAAGTAAAGAGGGATAAATGAAGGACTTCCCACACTCTTTACAATTATAGAATGTCTCTCCATGCATTATCTTATGTCTATGATAGGAACTCTGAGATTTGAAAACGATattacattgtttacattcatagtgtttttctccagtatgaacTTTTTCATGCAATCTCAAGTGAGTAAGTCTGCTAAAAGCTGTACCAcagtgattacattcataaggtttttctccagtatgaattctttcatggGACTGAAGGGCATTGAGACATCTGAAGGCCTTACTACACTGTTGACATTTATATGGTCTTTCTTCgatatgaattttctgatgtcttTGAAGAGAATTGTAAGAACTCAGAGTTTTACCACACTGGTTGCATTCATAACTTTTTCGTACAGGTTGGCTTCCTACGCACTCTTTGTACTCATAGTTGTGATGTCCATTGTAAGTTAGGTGATACAGTCCATAGGATTTTAAACATACCTCACACTCAGAAGGCCCATTCACAGTGTGAGTTCCCATGTAGCCTTCAACACTTGTGAGAAAATTAGAATCAGGTGGCTTCTGTTCATATTCTTCATGTTCATACTGTGTGTATTCAGAGTGAGATACGAtgttcctattaaaaaatgaatgacACATGAAAATGTCGCCACATTGCTGCTCATATTGAGATTTCATTATAGATAAGGTTGGTCCACCACCTTCTTTACAATCATCGAATATCTATATATGTAACTACTATGAAAATGACAAGCATATTAGTGACAACTGTTTTCCAACTGTTTGTTAATTAGACCATCTTGGACAACCTACGTCCCAAAACAAGCAAAATCACATGAAAAGTCTGAAAATAAATGAACTGATTTTAGAATATGGCTCCAATAAGCCTATGATGGAAATAGCAGCATTTGTCAAATACAGGGTCCCAGAACTGGTTCCAGGTAAAAGACTAAACAAAATAGATTTGGGGTGTAATTTTTCTattgataaataaatttaaacgtgggcttatttgttttattagtttGTTGTTAATATTCATGAGATAGGGGCTGAAAAAAGGGCTCAGTTACTATGaagctggctgctcttctagaaaacCCTGATTCAGGTCACAGCATCAACATGGAGGGTAATAACCAGctggaagctgggcggtggtggcgcacgcctgtaatcccagcacttgggaggcagaggcaggaggatttctgagtttgaggctagcctggtctacagagtgagtctatgacagccagggctacacagagaaaccctgtctcaaaaaataaataaataaataaaaataaaaaaataaaaaaataaccagcTGGAAATCCAGTTCCAGaaaatctaatgccctcttctggcttccaagggcacAGCATatatatggtacacagacatacaacacACAGCAAACAACATACAACAAAATACCTAtatagccgggcatggtggcgcacgcctttaatcccagcacttgggaggcagaggcaggtggatttctgagttcgaggccagcctggtctacagagtgagttccaggacagccagggctacagagaaaccctgtctcgaaaaaaccaaaaaaaaaaaaaaaaaaaaaaaaaaaaaaaaaaaaca containing:
- the LOC127668937 gene encoding zinc finger protein 709-like, giving the protein MESAIVGLSRPEEGLVSFEDLVVHFTQDEWDLLDPSQKTLYGDVMLETFRNFTATGYEWEDRKIEDRYEEPEINLRNIVSHSEYTQYEHEEYEQKPPDSNFLTSVEGYMGTHTVNGPSECEVCLKSYGLYHLTYNGHHNYEYKECVGSQPVRKSYECNQCGKTLSSYNSLQRHQKIHIEERPYKCQQCSKAFRCLNALQSHERIHTGEKPYECNHCGTAFSRLTHLRLHEKVHTGEKHYECKQCNIVFKSQSSYHRHKIMHGETFYNCKECGKSFIYPSLLQMHERTHTGEKPYECKLCGKTFRYHSSIRLHERTHTGEKPYECKHCGKAFTRQSYLQFHERSHTGEKPYECKECGKAFRHHSYLRLHERRHTGEKPYQCVQCGRSFSRQSSFKRHQSVHAVENPYKCQQYLIPLSLFPSNA